From the Natronococcus sp. AD-5 genome, one window contains:
- a CDS encoding alkaline phosphatase D family protein, whose protein sequence is MSDTIETDPSADDPDDERRTFLQAVGGTAATATGLPSTVSATDQNGASERDTVPLTHGVASGEVTAQTAVVWARAADEATLHVEFSSDEAFSPSRQQHTSVDSTTDFTGQVRLTGLKSATRYYYRVWATAGDGENGPDTRSAPDSAPTGTFVTAPGSTDEERVMFAWSGDTWGYGDDPVEPPFPGLRTIAEQEPDFFLYHGDTIYADAQTPAGKITENTPIDDALEIYRDKYKEMRDPPAEVAEQTYLQELLESTSVYTVWDDHEVINNFAGPIEPLMPEGRRAFREYWPLDRDADARPGDSNRFYDSFRWGKHVELFIIDTRQYRDPNVERDSKTLLGDEQLEWLKDALADSDATWKLLASPAPLGHPSDSWATPADRTGYEAELLELIKHIQTEPISNLVVIAGDIHKSVVGAYDPDNDGEFEFFEAIAGPLGAPAGLPDDLYSPLNPTEFFAKGEYTNFGTVEVDESGDELTINIYDEEGTEQFSKTIQTSDINPETKSTDRIQSTFDEDADGWHISQNGGSDHPNYREIDGNPGGHISDEESQGGIAWYYQAPFKFLGDREAFYGGTLSFDLRQAQTDQQFDAEPTEGGDILLASGEKKLVYEFRGSDATPDKEWSTFEVPLTADAIWVDVTSEEPLATEETFRTVLSDLEVLRIRGEYRSGDDMSYLDNVVLTKD, encoded by the coding sequence ATGTCTGACACGATTGAGACAGATCCCAGTGCCGATGATCCGGATGACGAACGCCGAACCTTCCTCCAGGCTGTCGGTGGGACGGCAGCGACCGCAACCGGTCTCCCTAGTACCGTAAGTGCGACCGATCAAAACGGAGCAAGCGAACGCGACACAGTTCCGCTAACCCACGGTGTAGCGTCAGGTGAAGTTACAGCCCAGACGGCCGTCGTCTGGGCGCGAGCGGCCGACGAGGCGACTCTCCACGTGGAGTTTAGTTCCGACGAGGCGTTCTCGCCGTCTCGGCAGCAACACACCTCCGTAGACTCGACAACCGACTTCACTGGTCAGGTTCGCCTAACGGGGCTCAAATCAGCAACACGGTACTACTACCGCGTCTGGGCAACGGCTGGTGACGGGGAGAACGGTCCCGACACGCGATCTGCTCCGGATTCGGCGCCCACAGGGACGTTCGTCACGGCGCCCGGATCCACTGATGAGGAGCGTGTTATGTTTGCCTGGAGTGGAGACACATGGGGCTATGGGGATGACCCCGTTGAGCCGCCCTTCCCAGGACTTCGAACGATCGCGGAGCAAGAGCCGGACTTCTTCCTCTATCACGGGGACACAATCTATGCCGACGCACAGACACCCGCCGGGAAGATCACCGAAAACACTCCGATTGACGACGCGCTCGAAATTTACCGGGATAAATACAAGGAGATGCGCGATCCGCCGGCTGAGGTCGCCGAGCAGACGTATCTGCAAGAACTACTTGAATCGACGTCGGTGTATACGGTATGGGACGACCACGAAGTCATCAACAACTTCGCAGGTCCGATCGAACCGCTGATGCCCGAGGGACGGCGGGCTTTTCGCGAGTACTGGCCACTCGACCGGGACGCTGATGCCCGACCCGGCGATTCCAATCGGTTTTACGACTCGTTCCGCTGGGGAAAACATGTCGAGCTGTTCATCATCGACACGCGCCAGTACCGCGATCCGAACGTCGAACGCGACTCGAAGACACTGCTCGGTGACGAGCAACTCGAGTGGCTGAAAGACGCACTTGCGGACTCTGATGCAACATGGAAGCTTCTCGCTTCGCCGGCTCCGCTAGGACACCCGTCAGATTCGTGGGCGACCCCAGCGGATCGAACTGGCTACGAGGCGGAACTCCTCGAGCTCATCAAGCATATCCAGACGGAACCGATTTCGAATCTGGTCGTCATCGCCGGGGACATCCACAAGTCGGTCGTAGGCGCATACGATCCAGACAATGACGGCGAGTTCGAATTCTTCGAGGCTATCGCCGGCCCACTCGGTGCACCTGCCGGCCTGCCGGACGACCTCTATTCGCCGCTCAATCCGACGGAGTTCTTTGCCAAGGGCGAGTACACTAACTTCGGCACCGTTGAGGTCGACGAATCGGGCGATGAACTGACAATCAACATTTACGATGAAGAGGGGACGGAACAGTTCTCGAAGACAATTCAGACATCAGATATCAACCCGGAGACCAAGTCTACAGACCGCATTCAGAGCACATTCGACGAGGACGCCGACGGCTGGCACATTTCGCAAAACGGTGGGAGCGACCACCCTAACTACCGTGAAATCGATGGTAATCCCGGCGGGCATATCAGCGACGAGGAGAGCCAGGGTGGGATTGCCTGGTATTACCAGGCACCGTTCAAGTTCCTCGGCGATCGTGAGGCGTTTTACGGCGGGACGCTCTCGTTCGACCTTCGGCAGGCCCAAACCGATCAACAGTTCGACGCCGAACCCACAGAGGGAGGCGACATACTGCTTGCAAGCGGTGAGAAGAAGCTTGTCTATGAGTTCCGCGGTTCGGATGCTACCCCTGATAAAGAATGGTCCACGTTTGAGGTACCGCTCACGGCAGATGCCATCTGGGTCGACGTCACAAGCGAAGAGCCGCTCGCAACTGAAGAGACGTTCCGTACCGTTCTGAGTGATTTGGAGGTCCTTCGTATCCGCGGAGAGTATCGGTCCGGAGACGATATGAGTTACCTCGACAACGTCGTCCTCACCAAAGATTAA
- a CDS encoding alkaline phosphatase PhoX yields the protein MVDLTRRNVMATSVAAALGASVSGVVSAEDSDTPKAPWIDGNLQRFATTAFGAEVTGPFVMQTNELIFSLQHPSRENPAPYNKGGVGVVEGFQFELDGDNDDFTELTPPQTDEERSTVRVAGGEYKLLVQEGDPIDGGEEKFGHPVTPDGVDIATFAGSRYGDTGYNQDMNQFVATNDDGTEGYLFTNIETSPGDITRMPISRDEDGNWHADLENTKNLVNTEAFRELGGTRINCYGDLSPWDTPMSAEENYAHPRVSGPATVSDIVEAGSGIGLRGGAEFWNRPNPVEVQEVIDDMFGDDSWTLQGSWALSGIELLAYHLGADPVDQEDGENTLNPIGDGYPNPYRYGYIVEIRDPTSDDPTPVKHWCMGRAAFEAPDFQEDSRSVYLTSDGENKGIYKFVADRPFHSYTDAMDVAGTLYVAKVTNEEAAKNEPPTDVDLEIEWVKLGHASNREVEAWIAEYDGITQVDYLETHADTDWENDLDQALREADKAVAKHGNQDYITGEEILAWAEQYEERGPNGIDEELRKVPFLETRAAAKEIDTSIEFRKAEGVDSIEGAKPGDYLYIGISELNDGMSDSEGDIRMQRVDGGVVYRAELEPDYNISTLEPVVVGADASDPPSVIDDAPINIDNVLVLEDGRVLLCEDAAQYRRSYPNDALWVYDPEDSDGDRGHGNVVGGDKDNSGRSHDRGDGNAEE from the coding sequence ATGGTCGATCTCACTCGACGGAACGTGATGGCCACGTCAGTAGCGGCCGCGCTGGGAGCCAGCGTGAGTGGTGTAGTCAGCGCAGAGGATAGTGATACACCGAAGGCACCGTGGATTGACGGAAATCTCCAGCGGTTCGCGACGACTGCCTTCGGCGCGGAGGTGACCGGGCCATTCGTCATGCAAACGAATGAACTCATCTTCAGCCTCCAGCATCCAAGTCGGGAGAATCCGGCTCCTTACAACAAAGGTGGCGTCGGGGTCGTCGAGGGATTTCAGTTCGAACTGGACGGTGACAACGATGACTTCACCGAATTGACACCGCCGCAGACTGACGAGGAGCGCAGCACGGTTCGAGTCGCGGGTGGCGAGTACAAGCTCCTCGTCCAGGAGGGCGACCCAATCGACGGCGGCGAGGAGAAGTTCGGCCATCCAGTGACGCCCGACGGCGTTGACATAGCGACGTTCGCGGGCAGCCGATACGGCGATACTGGGTACAATCAGGATATGAACCAGTTCGTCGCCACCAACGACGACGGGACCGAGGGATATCTCTTCACGAATATCGAGACCAGCCCGGGCGACATCACGCGCATGCCGATCAGTCGCGACGAGGACGGAAACTGGCATGCCGACTTGGAGAACACGAAGAATCTCGTCAACACCGAGGCGTTCCGTGAACTCGGGGGAACACGGATCAATTGCTATGGTGACCTCAGTCCATGGGATACGCCGATGTCCGCCGAAGAAAATTACGCGCACCCTCGCGTAAGCGGGCCCGCAACCGTCAGCGATATTGTTGAGGCTGGCAGCGGTATTGGCCTTCGTGGCGGAGCCGAGTTTTGGAATCGACCGAATCCCGTGGAGGTGCAAGAGGTAATCGACGATATGTTCGGCGATGATTCTTGGACTCTACAAGGATCGTGGGCACTCAGCGGTATCGAGTTACTTGCGTACCACCTCGGTGCCGATCCAGTCGATCAGGAAGACGGGGAAAACACGCTCAATCCAATCGGTGATGGCTATCCGAATCCGTATCGCTACGGGTACATCGTCGAGATTCGTGACCCGACCAGCGACGACCCGACGCCCGTCAAGCACTGGTGCATGGGACGGGCCGCCTTCGAGGCTCCGGACTTTCAGGAAGACAGCCGGTCGGTGTATCTAACCTCGGACGGGGAAAACAAGGGCATCTACAAGTTCGTCGCCGATCGGCCGTTCCACAGCTACACTGACGCAATGGACGTCGCGGGTACCCTCTACGTTGCCAAGGTGACGAACGAGGAAGCTGCCAAGAACGAACCGCCTACCGATGTCGATCTCGAAATCGAGTGGGTGAAGCTCGGCCACGCCAGCAACCGTGAAGTCGAAGCGTGGATCGCCGAATACGATGGCATCACTCAAGTGGACTATCTCGAAACCCACGCCGACACGGACTGGGAGAATGATCTCGACCAGGCCCTTCGGGAGGCGGATAAGGCAGTTGCGAAGCATGGAAATCAGGACTATATCACCGGCGAGGAGATCCTCGCGTGGGCCGAGCAGTACGAAGAGCGTGGTCCCAATGGGATTGACGAAGAACTTCGGAAGGTACCGTTTCTCGAGACCCGGGCTGCCGCTAAGGAGATCGACACCTCGATCGAATTCCGGAAGGCCGAGGGAGTCGACAGTATTGAAGGTGCCAAGCCAGGTGATTACCTCTACATCGGCATCTCCGAACTTAACGATGGTATGTCGGATAGCGAGGGCGATATTCGGATGCAGCGGGTCGACGGTGGCGTTGTCTACCGCGCCGAACTTGAACCCGACTACAACATTTCCACACTGGAACCGGTTGTCGTCGGTGCCGATGCATCAGATCCGCCATCCGTAATTGACGACGCGCCGATCAACATCGACAACGTCCTAGTGTTGGAGGACGGTCGAGTTCTCCTCTGTGAGGACGCTGCCCAGTATCGGCGATCTTATCCCAATGACGCGCTCTGGGTGTACGATCCCGAGGATTCAGATGGCGACCGCGGACACGGCAACGTTGTAGGTGGCGACAAGGATAATTCTGGACGTAGTCATGATCGCGGTGATGGTAACGCCGAGGAGTGA
- a CDS encoding bifunctional metallophosphatase/5'-nucleotidase has protein sequence MGTITLIHDTHFHGRFKDAFDQAQNVATYFGIHEAIADRRENVLRLGNGDDLASSVLSVVFDGRHMVDALNAGGLDYDTFGNHDFDMEPEILRKRVADSEFTWVSANVRDEAASDVFAAEAGAARYVIEEVGGVAVGITGVITVEASEITSIGEDTRVLDPAETLAEVVPEMREEGADAVVVLSHVAGSEARSVAEAVDGIDAIVGDHAAEVLDEPEVVNDTLLSFVGDEFEYISELSLCVGEDGITDHEFTRHKTAALVEEGAIEPHPDVQAVREEYGAKLEAELDEVIGETEIALDTRRKTVRTRESNLGNFVADAMRDETGADLALMNGGGIRSDALYGPGEITNRTIVGILPFPNDVVILEVTGEILRVALENGVSQIEDLSGRFPQVSGFSYTFDPDAPVGERVREVCIRGEPVDPSATYTLATNDFIAGGGDGYEMLADATVLRYSNAGPLLSTLVIATIEAESPIAPEVEGRIVRLDRVRKCLANDRSDVRGRLTEIQLYGSEVDVRHRPPVRRPADRHRR, from the coding sequence GTGGGGACTATTACGCTCATCCACGACACGCACTTCCACGGTCGGTTCAAGGATGCCTTTGACCAGGCGCAGAACGTCGCTACTTATTTCGGGATCCACGAGGCGATCGCAGACCGTCGGGAGAATGTTCTCCGGCTCGGCAACGGTGACGACCTTGCCTCCTCGGTGCTGTCGGTGGTCTTCGACGGGAGACACATGGTCGACGCGTTGAACGCCGGCGGGCTCGACTACGACACCTTTGGCAACCACGACTTCGACATGGAGCCGGAGATCCTCCGCAAGCGTGTTGCCGACAGCGAGTTCACGTGGGTGAGCGCGAACGTCCGCGACGAGGCGGCCAGCGATGTGTTCGCAGCCGAGGCGGGCGCAGCCCGCTACGTGATCGAGGAGGTCGGCGGGGTCGCCGTAGGAATCACCGGGGTGATCACCGTGGAAGCGTCCGAGATCACCTCGATCGGCGAGGACACGCGGGTCCTCGACCCCGCGGAGACGCTCGCGGAAGTGGTTCCCGAGATGCGCGAGGAGGGCGCCGACGCGGTCGTCGTCCTCTCGCACGTCGCGGGGTCGGAGGCACGATCTGTGGCCGAGGCGGTCGACGGGATTGACGCGATCGTCGGCGACCATGCGGCGGAGGTCCTCGACGAACCCGAGGTTGTGAACGACACGCTGCTCTCCTTTGTCGGCGACGAGTTCGAGTACATCAGCGAGCTGTCACTCTGTGTTGGCGAGGACGGGATCACGGACCACGAGTTCACTCGCCACAAGACCGCCGCGCTGGTTGAGGAGGGGGCGATCGAACCTCATCCCGACGTTCAGGCGGTGCGTGAGGAGTATGGGGCGAAGCTGGAGGCAGAGCTCGACGAAGTGATCGGCGAGACCGAGATAGCCCTGGACACCCGCCGCAAGACTGTCCGGACCCGCGAGTCGAACCTTGGCAACTTTGTCGCCGACGCGATGCGCGACGAGACCGGCGCGGACCTGGCGCTGATGAACGGCGGCGGCATCCGCTCGGACGCCCTGTACGGGCCCGGCGAGATCACCAATCGGACGATAGTTGGCATCCTGCCGTTTCCGAACGACGTTGTGATACTGGAGGTGACCGGTGAGATCCTCCGAGTCGCCCTGGAGAACGGCGTGAGCCAGATCGAGGATCTGTCTGGGCGGTTCCCGCAGGTGAGCGGCTTCAGCTACACGTTCGATCCCGACGCGCCCGTCGGCGAGCGTGTGAGAGAGGTCTGCATCCGCGGCGAACCGGTCGATCCGTCGGCGACGTATACGCTGGCGACAAACGACTTTATCGCCGGCGGCGGCGATGGCTACGAGATGCTTGCCGATGCGACGGTGTTGCGCTACTCCAACGCCGGGCCGCTGCTCTCGACGCTGGTGATCGCGACCATCGAGGCCGAGTCGCCGATTGCTCCCGAGGTCGAGGGGCGGATTGTGCGCCTCGACAGGGTCCGCAAGTGCCTCGCCAACGACCGCAGCGACGTCCGCGGCCGACTGACTGAGATCCAGTTATACGGCTCGGAGGTTGATGTTCGTCACCGTCCTCCTGTTCGGCGGCCGGCAGACCGTCACCGGCGGTGA
- a CDS encoding metallophosphoesterase: MFDTDSDVKEGLNPTNTLHSTRRQSLAFLGGLSGLSLTSSQRTVAQSDSGSNEPKIDPDTEFTVAIFPDTQYYAEQDNGIFEQMGQWIADNKDEYNIEMFLHEGDIVQNYGSNNEDEWEVAQDAIKRIDAEHIPTVLALGNHDADNIRDPQTFRSRFPASRYEEIEGINETVVDWGTFEGYSENAYLIQEINGEKFLFITLEFGPRDAALEWSGQIMQTHSEATAILVTHTYLYHDGTRTDSNDDHAPSAYEGTLLPPESNYNNGEQMWQTELRYHANLAAVHSGHHIGGPLVAQSEAHEKGNRTNQMFMNYQTIDNGGDGWLRLFTINTETYNVEVNTYSPYLDQWSDDTKESFEFNLRTFKEGS, translated from the coding sequence ATGTTTGATACTGATTCAGACGTCAAAGAGGGGCTGAACCCTACAAACACGCTGCATTCAACCCGACGACAGTCATTGGCTTTTTTGGGAGGTCTCAGCGGATTGAGTCTCACTTCAAGTCAGCGTACTGTAGCACAGAGTGATAGTGGGAGTAATGAACCTAAGATTGACCCAGATACCGAGTTTACCGTAGCGATATTCCCGGATACTCAGTATTATGCAGAGCAAGACAACGGGATTTTCGAACAGATGGGGCAATGGATCGCAGATAATAAGGATGAGTACAATATTGAGATGTTCCTCCATGAAGGTGATATTGTTCAGAATTACGGCTCGAACAACGAAGATGAGTGGGAGGTTGCGCAAGATGCTATCAAGAGGATAGATGCCGAACATATTCCGACAGTTCTAGCTCTCGGAAACCATGACGCGGACAATATCCGAGATCCACAGACGTTCCGTAGTCGGTTCCCCGCATCTCGCTATGAGGAAATTGAAGGAATCAACGAAACGGTTGTCGATTGGGGAACGTTCGAAGGATATTCCGAGAATGCATATTTAATCCAAGAAATTAACGGTGAAAAATTCCTTTTCATCACACTGGAATTTGGGCCGCGCGACGCAGCGTTGGAATGGAGTGGGCAGATTATGCAGACTCATTCCGAAGCAACTGCAATCCTCGTAACCCACACCTATTTATACCACGACGGAACCCGAACCGATTCGAATGACGATCACGCCCCAAGTGCTTACGAAGGAACATTACTTCCTCCCGAAAGCAATTACAATAATGGAGAACAGATGTGGCAAACCGAATTGCGCTACCACGCGAATTTGGCGGCTGTTCACTCTGGCCATCATATTGGTGGACCACTTGTCGCCCAAAGCGAAGCCCACGAAAAAGGAAATCGTACAAATCAAATGTTTATGAATTACCAAACAATAGATAATGGCGGGGATGGCTGGCTCCGCCTGTTCACAATAAATACGGAAACGTATAATGTAGAAGTAAATACGTACTCACCGTATCTCGACCAGTGGAGTGACGATACCAAGGAATCCTTCGAGTTCAACTTGCGCACTTTTAAAGAAGGATCCTGA